A region from the Vicia villosa cultivar HV-30 ecotype Madison, WI linkage group LG3, Vvil1.0, whole genome shotgun sequence genome encodes:
- the LOC131655702 gene encoding protein kinase STUNTED-like, whose amino-acid sequence MQKISHDGGSGRRTVVVGVKMDSPSKELLTWALVKVAQPGDLVVALHVLGTHEIMNGDGKSSLLSLVKAFDSVLNVYEGFCNLKQVDLKLKICRGSSVKKILVREANVYCATHVIVGSVHGFHRIRTSSSVAKYCAGKIAHDCCVLAVNNGKVVFKRGRLEESSVVDVQGFDCHREDGLLGSIRSTLGSDKKVSNDNNVKGIKRVSDHSLGKILLDSTEKVRDRSCLICGAMEETSCHLCGEEPLRESKGSSSRDGEKENSLAIVPVVTIDVGQQPELKPGWPLLHRKILSERGLPVTPFKRNQISVVQWAMSLPNRNVSNGGVDHDKQLSICEQGWDQSTALNSECVALVPVDSVIGKTYSLPESTLKIIPKELEGLPEKYSSTCRLFEYQELVSATSNFSRENLIGKGGSSLVYRGCLRDGKELAVKILKPSYDVLKEFLLEIEIITTLHHKNIITLLGFCFENGKLLLVYDFLSRGSLEENIHGTKKNPREFGWAQRYKVAAGVAEALDYLHCKDDHPVIHRDVKSSNVLLSEDFEPRLSDFGLATWASTSSSYITCTDVAGTFGYMAPEYFMYGKVSDKIDVYAFGVVLLELLSGRKPISVDYPKGQQSLVMWATPLLSDGKVSQLLDPSLGDKYDHEEMERMVLAATLCIKRAPKARPQMSIVSKLLRGDDDAVKWAKLEVNALEAREKLEDEECPPSNLLKSHINLALLDVEDDSLSMSSVEQSVSLEEYLRGRWSRASSFD is encoded by the exons atgcaaaaaatatcTCATGACGGCGGCTCCGGTCGCCGGACGGTTGTTGTCGGAGTCAAAATGGATTCTCCGAGTAAAGAGCTTCTCACTTGGGCTTTAGTTAAGGTTGCTCAACCCGGTGATCTTGTTGTtgctctgcatgttcttggcacccATG AAATTATGAATGGAGATGGAAAATCGTCGTTGCTTTCTCTTGTTAAAGCGTTTGACTCTGTTCTTAATGTTTATGAAGGGTTCTGTAATTTGAAGCAG GTGGATCTTAAGCTGAAGATTTGCCGTGGTTCATCGGTGAAGAAAATTTTGGTGCGAGAAGCGAATGTTTATTGTGCTACTCATGTTATTGTTGGGAGTGTTCATGGCTTCCATAGAATAAGAACTTCTAGCTCTGTGGCTAAGTACTGTGCTGGAAAGATAGCTCATGATTGTTGTGTTCTTGCTGTTAATAATGGGAAAGTTGTGTTCAAGCGCGGTAGATTGGAAGAATCAAGTGTTGTTGATGTACAAG GGTTTGATTGTCATCGTGAGGATGGTCTGCTTGGTTCGATTCGTTCGACACTTGGTAGTGATAAGAAAGTATCGAATGATAATAATGTTAAGGGAATCAAACGGGTTTCGGATCATAGTTTAGGTAAGATTTTACTTGATTCTACAGAGAAAGTAAGAGATCGAAGTTGTTTGATTTGCGGTGCGATGGAAGAGACTTCTTGCCATCTATGTGGAGAAGAGCCTTTGAGAGAATCTAAAGGCTCTTCTTCTCGTGATGGTGAGAAAGAGAATTCTTTGGCAATAGTACCTGTAGTGACAATTGATGTAGGACAACAGCCGGAATTGAAACCGGGTTGGCCGCTACTTCACCGGAAGATTTTATCAGAAAGAGGATTACCTGTTACACCGTTCAAGCGCAACCAGATCTCTGTCGTCCAGTGGGCAATGAGCTTGCCGAATAGAAATGTATCAAATGGTGGCGTTGATCATGATAAACAACTTAGCATTTGTGAACAAGGTTGGGATCAATCGACGGCATTAAATAGTGAATGTGTCGCTCTTGTTCCGGTAGATTCGGTAATAGGGAAAACATATTCATTGCCTGAAAGCACTTTAAAAATCATTCCTAAAGAATTGGAGGGCCTTCCTGAGAAATACTCATCAACTTGTAGATTGTTCGAGTACCAAGAACTTGTATCCGCGACATCAAATTTTTCGCGTG aaaacttgatcggtaaaggAGGAAGTAGTTTGGTTTATCGAGGCTGCCTTCGCGATGGCAAGGAACTTGCTGTCAAGATCTTAAAACCTTCTTATGATGTTCTGAAAGAGTTTCTTTTGGAAATCGAAATCATTACTACATTGCATCATAAAAACATTATTACACTCCTTGGATTCTGCTTTGAGAATGGAAAGCTTCTTCTTGTCTACGATTTCTTATCAAGAGGAAGCCTCGAAGAGAACATTCACGGTACTAAGAAAAACCCTCGCGAGTTCGGTTGGGCACAGAGATATAAGGTTGCTGCAGGTGTTGCGGAGGCTTTAGATTATCTGCATTGTAAAGATGATCATCCTGTGATCCATCGGGATGTCAAATCCTCTAATGTATTACTATCCGAAGATTTTGAACCGCGG TTATCTGATTTTGGATTGGCTACGTGGGCGTCAACCTCGTCATCATATATAACGTGCACGGATGTTGCTGGAACCTTCGG TTATATGGCTCCTGAATACTTCATGTACGGCAAAGTAAGCGATAAGATCGATGTCTATGCATTCGGAGTCGTGCTTCTTGAGCTTCTTTCAGGGAGAAAGCCCATAAGTGTCGATTATCCAAAAGGTCAACAAAGTCTTGTTATGTGG GCTACTCCACTTCTAAGTGATGGAAAGGTGTCACAATTGTTAGATCCTAGTTTGGGTGATAAGTATGATCATGAGGAGATGGAAAGAATGGTTTTAGCAGCCACTCTTTGCATCAAACGTGCTCCAAAAGCTAGGCCTCAAATGAGCATT GTATCAAAGCTCCTTCGAGGCGACGATGATGCAGTCAAGTGGGCAAAGTTAGAAGTCAATGCTTTGGAAGCGCGCGAAAAGCTCGAAGACGAAGAATGTCCACCTAGTAATCTACTAAAGTCACATATTAATCTTGCACTACTTGATGTGGAAGATGACTCACTCTCCATGTCTAGTGTTGAGCAAAGTGTGTCATTAGAGGAATACTTGAGAGGAAGATGGAGTAGAGCATCAAGTTTTGATTGA